The DNA sequence ctctataCATCCATCTCAGCCATTCATTTTGCTGCAGATTATACTTCTCTAGCATAGTTTCCCAAGAATGAGTAAATTCCTCCTCATCCTTGGGGTCATAAATACTGCTCCGCAGATCATTTGCAAAAGATTCCGCATCCTTTACAACATGGTTGAGGTGTTTCAAAGTGTTCTCATACAACTGCCATACACAAGTACAATGGTCTGTGTCAGGTAAAACTGTATTGACTGCTTCAATGATTACAGCTTCTTGTTCTGTGAGAATGGCCTTTGGCTTTTTCCCAGACATAGCATTAATGAAAGTTCGAAATAACCAAGTAAATGATTCAATGGAATCATCATATAGAAAAGCAGCAGCAAATATTAATACTTGTCTATGATGGTTAACACCTAAAAACTGTATAAATGGCCGAAAATCTTCATTTGTTTTGCAAATTGTATCCAAACAAATGACATCTCCAAAGTGATCATAATCCACGACCATACTGTCATCAGCCCAAAAAATATTGCTAACCTTGTCATCAACATCAAGCTGTATGGCATAAAAAAATGTCGGATTTTCAAAGTGCTGCCTTTGGAAGTAACCAAGCAAATGCCCTGCTTCTCCTTCCCTCATATCTCTTTCCCTTGCACAGTGAAGATAGTTGTCATAATTCACTGAAAGTATATCAAGAGATTCACGtgcacttatttttttattcaacataTCTAATGCTGACTTTGATTTAGGTCCCAAACTATTGTTTGGTTCAGCTTCCACAGCATGAGCAACACTAAATTCATTTAGCAAGTTTACCACGTTAGCATTGTTAGGGTTTACATTGTCATGATTATGTTGTACTTCAAAATGGGTGACCTGGTACTTTCCATTTGGCTGCCGAGTGACGATCATATGTGCCAAGCAGCCAGTTCTCGTTTCCTTCCTATGCTTCTTCACATTGACATCCCTTTTGTCTTTCCTGCGGTATCCCTCTTTGGAGCAGGTAAACTTCCTAGACACCACCTGACCATGCACCTTACTCCTATTTATCCAATCTTTTCTAACATTGAAACCCACCAATCTGGCATACTTATTATAGAATCGGTATGCATGATCATCAGACTCGAATTCTGTACCAATTCCCAACACAGTATTTGTGCTGAGTACATTTTTTGATGGAGGACAAGATTGATTGTCACTAGCATGAGCAATGTTTGGACTACAATAGTTCTGCTCCACATTCAAGTCCAAGTTATTGGACATCTGAGGTCCAACATCAACACCAACTTCATGCAAAATACCCAACTCATTTCCATCCCCGTCCATTGAAAACCTTCAACCAATTGGGAGACGAGCAAATTAATGATAAACCTTTATAAAAGTCAACTAACTCACCATACTCACTCATACTGATTGAATGATAGTGTAAAAAATGCATacagaatttatttttaactcaatttgCCTAgctctttaaaaaaatatggatcACGAAATAAACCCAACAATTGTGAGAAGTTCATGCTAAATCAACAAATAATTGTTTCAAAATCCACTTAATTTCACTTTGCAATTTGCACAATGACGTTCCACTGTGAGAATTACAATCAAATGTAGCTTTATCCCGAGTCAAGATCAAAAGGTGGCACTGTAATTTTTTGACTGGATCAAAATTTATCATCAATCGTGCTCATCAAACATTATGCAGCTATTGTTATTCCAGTGCAAGAAACCTTACCAGTAGAGAGACGAACTAAGTAGCCGAGGAACCTAAGATGTTGTAGCACAATTAGGGTTTGAGACGGAGCAAGTGATCCAGGGAAGAAGCAAGATATCATGTAAGGAAGGCACGAGACGGTCCATGACCTTTTTGGGATATGATCGAATCAAAAATTGTTATGTGTTGAATCGAAAGAAAGACGCATTCGAATACACACAATTGCAGAAATATGTGAATTATTGGTGCTTCCATCCCCGAGAGTTGGTGATCGCGAAGAAAGACATGAAATGGCAACCCTGCAAACCCTAACAAGATGAAAATCGGAGAAGACTACTGTTGAAACCCTTCTGATTCTCTTCATAGAAAATTTACAGTTGTGACGGTGAAAATTTTTTAAGAGTAATTAGAACATCTAATGTCCTTATAGtaaattgttttttctcttttataagatattttattagattattcTCCTTCTACTCTCTTCTTATATTAAATGTAtattctatataatatatataatataatttcattatatttttttggaatatatttttcatttaaaatatattttaggaatTGATTTCTACATAActcatcaaataaatataatataatataataacaattatattttatatgtaatatataatataatttaataaggaattggtttatttatataagtattagaataatataatatgcatccaaagaaaataatatactaattcgttaaaaattttgttaaaaactttttaaataaaaaaaatataaattctttcacagaattactacaaatataatactATTAGAAAAAAGAGGAATAGAAATGAGAGGAGGATCGGGATGAGCAGAAGATGGCAATAATGGTGCAATGGCAGTGACGACAAAAAGAATTTGTGGGTAACATATTTTATCGATGAATGATACTAACAAATAGAACTTGTGTGtaattattaatgatatttattgaaagaaatttatgaagagattgtattcattttttaactttctctaatgataatttatatttaattagtcagattgtattcattttttttttggatgtgtcaatttgatactcgtttttaaaaaaaatgtaaattgagttttaattttttaaaaaaatatctatattaGGTTCCTTTTAGAAAAAAACTAGTAACTATCATTaatgatattgatatttaaaatgacttacaaaattaaatatttatatttatattaaaatttagtggtaaaaatcataaataaaattaactgccttaattttttttttgttgaaaggGATATAATTGAGAAATTTTTTCAAAGGTTGAGACTCTAGTGACACCTCTTAAAAAACATACACCGAATTGACACATCATccgaattaaacttaaaatttaataatgattaCTTTACTCACGAATTTCTCTAATAATTGATAAATGATTTACcaacatatttttgttattattgacaaattgtgtttatcaataatatattattttcttgtaatgtttaTTAACTAATGTCGAAACAAATTTAaactctaaaaaaaatttattataaatttttattaacaataaaaattattttaaatactattttttcttttataaaattgtatttaatttaattaatataatgactaattatatttatggctaaatttagttgttatttaatgattttattataataatgtgcTTTGCTATTTAGAATTTGTCacaaccaaaattaaaattattacatacaattaataattattaattacatattaatattaatttttgttttaataaacacatgtgataattattaataaaacatttaatattttaactgTTATAATATTACAATGaagtttaaacaaaataatcgaatttaaaaactattcaaacaaaattgacaaaattaaaaattttctactaagtacaaatatttttctttatcatactaaaaattaaatctatCAATTCTTGTTGtatagaataaattatttatctaatattttttatttaatagttgAGAATGGCAtatgtagattttttttaaaaaatattgtctttcttatttattttagctTGAGAGTAGAAtgtttactaaaaataataataacattatttatatgttaaattattgtagtaaatttaaatgttttcttttatataacttttttatgaaCAAATTTGTTATGCacaaaaattgtaattaaataacattttaattttgtattgttGGGTGAATCttaagataatatatttataagatcttttttaaattttttcatttttattcaatgtgaAACTTAAACTCGCATTTCTGACAATGAAATTCTGATATAcataacatttttgtttcaaatttaataGATCGAATGTATTATGAGTTATTaaatttaccttttaaaataaaacatatgctTGAAATACAAATGTAGAGTTTTAGTGTATTATTATAGTTTTGTGtgttacatttttttgtttattttttaattattattattcataaatattaaatcatataatataattatcataAGAATATTATACCACTGTAATTTGTTCAATTATGCTCTTTGTTCGGatttaattatagtgaaaaGTTTGAATAGAAGGTTTGATGTTTTTTCATGGGATTTCATTCACAACATACGAGTTGAATTAAAGACAGCTGACTCTACTACTACTACTGCTTTTTGGTTCAAtaaccaaattataaaaatattatcctattttcatctcatttattagttttaaatatttatacgGTGAATGGtcattaaaatgttttttacatttttctaaaataaaaaatagtgaagATAGAATTATATGTAGTCACTCAATAATTGTATAACACAACCATAACTGCAAGTTGCACTTTTCACAGTTACATTTTGCATAGTAAATAAGTAAGTGTGCTTGCATGTACCCTACCTTCCcggaaaaaaatataagtaaaaaaggaaaaataaataaatttaaaaaaggaaactaaaagcaaaaaatcaattaaaaaaaatagttaatttttgttGTCGGAAGGTGGTGGTGGAGCCGTCCAATACTTCTTGACCGCAAATAGAAGTTTCTCCCTCTTAAGATTCCCATCTTCATGGTCGACAATTATACTGTCCCATTCCAATCCATTCACAATGTTCTTTACTCTGACCAGCATGTCAACATCATCTCGTATGATAACACATCCTTCAGGTCGAACAATCCTATCCATTTCTAACAGAATGTCTTCCAACTCACATCTACAACACACAATTTTTTGTTAGTTGCATATTTTACGTTGTCAAAACCTCTTCTATGTCTTCTTAACCAACATATTAATTACCTGTTACTGTAAAGACTGAACACTGAATCAGCATGAATTAGATCATAAGTTCTAGGATAAGTAGACATTGCTTCACACCTGCACCACAACCAAACAATTCATTCGTGCatattatatatagagagaCATTCATCAAACATGCGAGGAGATATTTTTTTCTGCTATTACCAGTCATGATATATTCCAATCAAGCCACGTTCGTATATTGATCCAAGTGTGTCAACCTTCGCCTGAACAGGAACCACATTCATGACCCAAACAGGGTCCTCAATTAGTGCAGCAGCAAATCCACCCAAATAAGCATTCATATCCAAAATATTACGGTATCTCCCGGTTCCTAGTAGTTTGTTCACTGTCTTGTAATACGATACCCTTTTCTTCCACAGCtcataattttttgaaaaggtTTCTTCTGTAACCCCTTCTATGGTACCCCTGAAAATCCTGGGTGGGGTGGATTTCAATCTCTTCGGCCAATCATCCACCACCCCACCCGAAGTCTCTTCTTTGTTTGACACTTCAGGAAGACGACTCAAACATGTCTGCATATCGGTATACCTGAAGATgaccaaaataatattataaaagaaaattcaaaaacacaTGGCACCACGATCAACAACGGTAAACAGAAGACATGCAAGGAGGTTGGACTAACCAGGCTTTGTCAGGGTCATTTTGTGCAGTGCAAAAAGAGCGGTTTTGTGCGAGCTTACAATGTAAATGGTTCTTGGGTTTCTGCCAGATAGCTATATCATCCTTCTCCACTAGCTTGTTCCAGCAAAGGCTTTTGGCTACCTCCTCAATCTTGGTCTGCTCTTGGTTCAAATCCTTCTCCGTTCTTTGCCACCCTTTCCAGTATTTCTTCCAGTTGATTGGTGGCCCAGACAGAATCCAATACCCGCCAGGGCGTAGAACTCGATCCACTTCGTTCAGAAAAACTCCATCtatttcaacaagtcaaaaatACAACTTAACCCAAGGTCTGAACGAAACATATATCATATAGTTTGTGGTTTGATGATGTAGCATGTATAATACCATATTCAGCCCATGGGATGAGGCAGCGAGAGCAATGGGACATGTCGAAAGCTCTTGAAGGGAAAGGTAGCCTCTTAGAGGCAAGAATTGCAATGAGTGCAGGAACTCCACGCTCAAGGGCAAATTGAACTTGTGCTTCGTGGGTGTCCCTTGGTGCAATTGACAACGTTTGTATATTGCGTGAGAGAAGATACGCTCCCCAACTAGCCACCTGCGTGTACACTATTCATTAGTAAGACTGTAACATTCTCGTCTATCATTTCCAAATGTTTTTAAACAACCAAAATAGGTCAACTACAACCATTGGCTCCAACCCATTTTTTATATGCTTTAAGAAAATCACCAAGCCAAAACAAATTTTGTCCAACACATCCAATTAGTTTCGTCTTCTACTTTCTTACTTCATGGATAATGTGAAGTTTTTTACTTCATTCTTCTCCtatacctttattttattgaaaattaccttttttaataaaaaattcaacacGATGACTCTTTaagtcttttaatttttaaaaaatataacaatgaaACTGT is a window from the Vigna unguiculata cultivar IT97K-499-35 chromosome 7, ASM411807v1, whole genome shotgun sequence genome containing:
- the LOC114192438 gene encoding probable methyltransferase PMT16; the protein is MANTDSSSPTIFNVRKTPTFFIIIALLCIASYFLAAYHQGAPLLTTATTASLSLSASCNHHTAQSSRTFPRCSANFSEYTPCEDPQRSLGYKRHRMIYRERHCPEEPLKCRVPAPHGYRNPFPWPASRDRAWFANVPHRELTVEKAVQNWIRFEGERFVFPGGGTTFPNGADAYIEDIGKLINLRDGSIRTALDTGCGVASWGAYLLSRNIQTLSIAPRDTHEAQVQFALERGVPALIAILASKRLPFPSRAFDMSHCSRCLIPWAEYDGVFLNEVDRVLRPGGYWILSGPPINWKKYWKGWQRTEKDLNQEQTKIEEVAKSLCWNKLVEKDDIAIWQKPKNHLHCKLAQNRSFCTAQNDPDKAWYTDMQTCLSRLPEVSNKEETSGGVVDDWPKRLKSTPPRIFRGTIEGVTEETFSKNYELWKKRVSYYKTVNKLLGTGRYRNILDMNAYLGGFAAALIEDPVWVMNVVPVQAKVDTLGSIYERGLIGIYHDWCEAMSTYPRTYDLIHADSVFSLYSNRCELEDILLEMDRIVRPEGCVIIRDDVDMLVRVKNIVNGLEWDSIIVDHEDGNLKREKLLFAVKKYWTAPPPPSDNKN